A DNA window from Shewanella baltica contains the following coding sequences:
- the tyrA gene encoding bifunctional chorismate mutase/prephenate dehydrogenase encodes MNEKTTAELEHLRGLIDGVDQQLLHLLRKRLDLVAQVGTVKHGAGLPIYAPQREAAMLAKRREEAKSMGIAPQLIEDILRRLMRESYLNEKDVGFKQVKKDLGSVVIVGGKGQLGGLFSQMLTLSGYQVNLLDKDDWQQADSLFADAGMVLVTVPIAITCELIREKLTQLPADCILADLTSIKTEPVKAMLEAHSGPVVGFHPMFGPDVGSLAKQVVVVCHGREPDKYQWLLEQIAIWGARIVEAEPERHDSAMQLVQAMRHFSTFVYGLNLCKEEADIDTLLQFSSPIYRLELAMVGRLFAQSPELYADIIFAQQDSQHAIGDYLDNYREALELLKRGDRDEFIKQFQTVAKWFGDFAPQFQRESRIMLQSVNDMKTN; translated from the coding sequence ATGAATGAAAAAACAACGGCCGAATTAGAACATCTTCGCGGCCTGATTGATGGTGTCGATCAGCAATTATTGCATTTACTGCGTAAGCGCTTAGATCTCGTGGCGCAAGTGGGCACAGTGAAACACGGCGCCGGTTTACCGATTTATGCACCGCAGCGTGAAGCCGCCATGCTCGCTAAACGCCGCGAAGAAGCGAAAAGCATGGGGATTGCACCGCAATTAATTGAGGATATTTTACGCCGCTTGATGCGCGAGTCTTATCTCAATGAAAAAGATGTAGGCTTTAAGCAAGTTAAAAAAGATCTCGGCTCAGTGGTGATTGTCGGCGGTAAAGGGCAACTCGGTGGACTGTTTTCACAAATGCTGACCTTATCTGGCTACCAAGTGAATCTGCTCGATAAAGATGATTGGCAGCAAGCAGATAGCCTATTTGCCGATGCGGGCATGGTGTTAGTGACTGTGCCGATTGCGATTACTTGCGAGCTTATTCGCGAAAAGCTGACCCAATTACCAGCCGACTGTATTCTGGCGGATTTGACCTCCATCAAGACAGAGCCGGTTAAAGCCATGCTTGAGGCGCATTCTGGTCCTGTCGTCGGTTTCCATCCTATGTTTGGTCCCGATGTGGGCAGTCTGGCGAAACAAGTCGTGGTGGTGTGCCACGGTCGTGAGCCTGATAAATACCAATGGTTACTCGAGCAGATCGCAATATGGGGCGCGCGGATTGTCGAAGCAGAGCCTGAACGTCACGACAGTGCGATGCAGTTAGTGCAGGCAATGCGTCACTTTTCGACCTTTGTGTATGGTTTGAATCTGTGCAAGGAAGAGGCAGATATTGATACTTTACTGCAATTTAGCTCGCCGATTTACCGCTTAGAATTGGCTATGGTAGGGCGATTATTCGCTCAAAGCCCAGAGCTTTACGCCGATATTATTTTTGCCCAGCAAGATAGCCAACATGCAATCGGCGATTACTTAGATAACTACCGTGAAGCGTTGGAGCTGCTAAAACGCGGTGACAGGGACGAGTTTATTAAGCAGTTCCAAACCGTCGCTAAATGGTTTGGGGATTTTGCTCCCCAATTTCAGCGTGAAAGTCGTATTATGCTGCAATCGGTAAATGATATGAAAACCAATTAA
- the ffh gene encoding signal recognition particle protein: protein MFENLTDRLSRTLKNISGRGRLTEENVKETLREVRMALLEADVALPVVREFVNNVKERAVGQEVSKSLSPGQAFIKIVQSELEKSMGEANEALDLATQPPAVIMMAGLQGAGKTTSVAKLGKFLRERHKKSVLVVSADVYRPAAIKQLETLAQEVAVEFFPSDVSQKPIDIAKAAIAHAKLKFIDVVILDTAGRLHVDEAMMDEIKGLHAAVKPIETLFVVDAMTGQDAANTAKAFNEALPLTGVILTKVDGDARGGAALSIRHITGKPIKFLGVGEKTDALEPFHPDRIASRILGMGDVLSLIEEVERGVDKEKAMKLASKVKQGGSFDLEDFREQLQQMKNMGGMMNMLEKLPGVGQLPPEALAQIQDGKMTGQMEAIINSMTSKERKNPDLIKGSRKRRIAAGSGTQIQDVNRLLKQFTQMQKMMKKMSAKGGMQKMMRGMRGMMPPGMKFPGR, encoded by the coding sequence ATGTTTGAGAACCTAACCGACAGACTGTCACGCACACTGAAAAATATCAGTGGCCGTGGTCGCTTAACTGAAGAAAACGTTAAGGAAACCCTGCGCGAAGTGCGTATGGCACTGCTGGAGGCCGATGTTGCCCTGCCTGTGGTGCGCGAATTCGTTAATAATGTAAAAGAACGTGCCGTTGGCCAAGAAGTATCTAAAAGCTTAAGCCCAGGTCAAGCCTTCATTAAGATAGTTCAAAGTGAACTTGAAAAATCCATGGGCGAGGCGAATGAAGCCTTAGATTTAGCCACTCAGCCGCCAGCCGTGATCATGATGGCGGGTCTGCAAGGTGCGGGTAAAACTACCAGTGTGGCCAAACTGGGTAAATTTTTACGCGAACGCCATAAAAAATCGGTATTGGTGGTCAGTGCCGACGTTTACCGCCCTGCGGCGATCAAACAGCTTGAGACGTTAGCGCAAGAAGTCGCGGTGGAGTTTTTCCCATCGGACGTCAGCCAAAAGCCAATCGACATTGCGAAAGCGGCGATTGCCCACGCTAAATTAAAGTTCATCGATGTGGTGATCCTCGATACCGCGGGTCGTCTGCACGTCGACGAAGCCATGATGGACGAGATCAAAGGCTTACACGCTGCGGTCAAGCCTATCGAGACCTTGTTCGTTGTGGATGCTATGACAGGTCAAGATGCGGCGAACACGGCTAAGGCGTTTAACGAAGCTTTGCCACTGACAGGGGTTATCTTAACCAAAGTCGATGGTGATGCACGTGGTGGTGCAGCGTTATCGATTCGCCATATTACTGGCAAGCCAATTAAATTCCTCGGTGTCGGTGAAAAAACCGATGCGTTAGAACCGTTCCATCCCGATCGTATTGCTTCGCGTATTTTGGGTATGGGCGATGTGTTATCGCTGATCGAAGAAGTTGAGCGCGGCGTCGATAAAGAAAAGGCCATGAAACTGGCTTCGAAAGTGAAGCAGGGTGGCAGTTTCGATTTAGAAGATTTCCGTGAGCAGTTACAGCAAATGAAAAACATGGGCGGCATGATGAATATGCTGGAAAAACTGCCCGGTGTGGGTCAATTGCCACCAGAAGCATTAGCGCAAATCCAAGATGGCAAGATGACAGGCCAAATGGAGGCCATCATTAATTCGATGACGTCCAAAGAGCGTAAGAACCCTGATTTAATCAAGGGCTCACGCAAGCGTCGTATTGCTGCGGGTTCTGGCACGCAAATCCAAGACGTAAACCGTTTATTGAAACAGTTTACGCAAATGCAAAAGATGATGAAAAAAATGTCTGCTAAGGGCGGCATGCAAAAAATGATGCGCGGAATGCGTGGCATGATGCCGCCTGGAATGAAATTTCCAGGCCGTTAA
- the hcp gene encoding hydroxylamine reductase translates to MFCIQCEQTIRTPAGNGCSYSQGMCGKLAATSDLQDLLIYMLQGVSVYAVKARELGIIDAEIDSFVPKAFFATLTNVNFDDERIIAYTQQAAHYRAQLKASYEAACEQAGIAVEQVPQVAQLMLGTSKIEMLAQAPIALLNKDKHDVHEDIMGLRLLCLYGLKGAAAYMEHARVLGQTDADVAGRFHEIMSFLGEPSVDGDKLFTTAMDIGQLNYRIMAMLDAGETQAFGHPEPTVVNTKPVKGKAILVSGHDMKDLELILEQTVGKGINVFTHGEMLPALAYPAFKKYPHLVGNYGSAWQNQQQEFANFPGAVVMTSNCIIDPNVGSYSDRIFTRSIVGWPGVVHIEGDDFSAVIDKALALEGFIYDEIPHTITIGFAHNALMAAAPAVVENVKSGAIKHFFLVGGCDGDKADRSYFTELAKSTPKDSIILTLGCGKYKFNKLEFGDINGIPRLLDVGQCNDAYSAIQLAIALAEVFECDINELPLSLVLSWFEQKAIVVLLTLLSLGVKNIRTGPTPPAFLTANLAKILEEKFGLRNTTTVEADLKTMLNVA, encoded by the coding sequence ATGTTCTGTATTCAGTGTGAGCAAACCATTCGTACACCCGCTGGCAATGGTTGTAGTTATTCCCAAGGTATGTGCGGCAAGTTGGCGGCAACGTCTGATCTGCAAGATTTGTTGATTTATATGCTGCAAGGCGTGTCTGTGTATGCGGTTAAAGCCCGCGAGCTGGGCATTATCGATGCTGAAATTGATAGTTTTGTGCCTAAAGCCTTTTTCGCGACCCTCACCAACGTAAATTTCGATGACGAGCGCATTATTGCCTATACCCAGCAGGCGGCTCATTATCGTGCTCAGTTAAAAGCTTCTTACGAAGCGGCTTGTGAACAAGCGGGTATTGCCGTTGAGCAAGTGCCGCAAGTCGCTCAGTTAATGCTGGGGACCAGTAAGATTGAAATGCTAGCGCAGGCGCCGATTGCACTGCTGAATAAAGATAAGCATGACGTTCATGAAGACATCATGGGGCTAAGACTATTGTGTTTATATGGCCTTAAGGGCGCGGCTGCTTATATGGAACATGCTCGCGTGCTGGGACAGACTGATGCCGATGTTGCAGGGCGCTTCCATGAAATCATGTCTTTCTTAGGTGAGCCGAGTGTCGATGGCGATAAACTATTTACCACGGCGATGGATATTGGTCAGTTGAACTACCGCATAATGGCCATGTTGGATGCGGGTGAAACTCAGGCCTTTGGTCATCCAGAGCCAACGGTGGTGAATACTAAGCCCGTTAAGGGCAAGGCAATTTTAGTTTCTGGTCATGATATGAAGGATTTAGAGCTTATCCTTGAGCAGACAGTCGGTAAGGGCATCAATGTGTTTACCCACGGCGAAATGTTGCCCGCACTGGCGTATCCTGCCTTTAAAAAATACCCGCACCTTGTCGGTAATTACGGCAGTGCTTGGCAGAATCAACAGCAAGAATTTGCCAATTTCCCTGGCGCTGTGGTGATGACGTCCAATTGTATTATCGACCCCAATGTTGGCAGTTATAGCGATCGTATCTTTACTCGTAGCATAGTGGGTTGGCCTGGTGTGGTGCATATCGAAGGCGATGATTTCTCGGCTGTGATTGATAAAGCGTTAGCATTAGAGGGTTTTATCTACGATGAAATCCCCCACACTATCACCATTGGTTTTGCCCATAATGCCTTGATGGCGGCAGCGCCAGCTGTGGTTGAAAACGTAAAAAGTGGTGCGATTAAGCATTTCTTCCTCGTCGGCGGCTGCGATGGTGACAAGGCCGACAGAAGCTACTTTACTGAACTTGCTAAATCCACACCTAAGGATTCAATAATCCTGACGCTAGGCTGCGGTAAGTACAAATTCAATAAGCTCGAATTTGGTGATATTAACGGTATCCCACGCTTGCTCGATGTGGGCCAGTGTAACGATGCCTATTCTGCGATTCAGTTAGCGATTGCGTTAGCTGAAGTATTCGAATGTGATATCAATGAATTACCATTGAGTTTAGTGCTCTCTTGGTTCGAACAAAAAGCCATTGTGGTGTTACTGACACTGTTGTCACTCGGTGTGAAAAACATTCGCACGGGCCCGACACCACCTGCATTTTTAACCGCCAATCTCGCCAAAATTTTGGAAGAGAAGTTTGGCTTACGCAATACCACCACAGTTGAGGCCGATTTAAAGACCATGTTGAACGTGGCGTAA
- the acpS gene encoding holo-ACP synthase, translating to MAIVGLGTDIVEIERIQAHVARAGNKLAKRVLTEAELAIYTAHSQPSRYLAKRFAAKEAAAKALGTGIGRGVSFQHIHIGNNEDGAPTIHFTEGALTRLQQLKATVGHISIADEKSYAIATVIIESQ from the coding sequence ATGGCGATTGTCGGCCTAGGCACAGATATCGTCGAGATTGAGCGTATTCAGGCGCATGTGGCGCGCGCAGGCAACAAGCTGGCTAAACGTGTGCTGACCGAGGCTGAGTTGGCCATTTATACTGCCCATAGTCAGCCAAGCCGTTATCTTGCCAAGCGTTTTGCCGCCAAAGAAGCTGCAGCCAAAGCGCTCGGTACGGGCATTGGCCGCGGCGTGTCGTTTCAGCATATTCACATTGGCAACAATGAGGATGGTGCGCCAACGATTCACTTTACCGAGGGGGCGCTTACGCGCTTACAGCAGCTTAAAGCGACGGTTGGGCATATCTCTATTGCCGATGAAAAATCCTATGCGATTGCGACGGTAATCATAGAGTCTCAATAA
- the rplS gene encoding 50S ribosomal protein L19 codes for MNNIIKMLNDEQMKQDVPAFGAGDTVVVQVRVKEGDKERLQAFEGVVIAKRNRGLHSAFTVRKISNGEGVERAFQTHSPLIASIEVKRRGRVRRAKLYYLRDRSGKSARIREKLATK; via the coding sequence ATGAACAACATCATTAAAATGCTCAACGATGAGCAAATGAAACAAGACGTACCTGCGTTTGGTGCTGGTGATACAGTAGTAGTTCAGGTTCGTGTTAAAGAAGGCGATAAAGAGCGTTTACAGGCTTTTGAAGGCGTTGTAATTGCTAAGCGTAACCGTGGTCTGCACTCTGCATTCACAGTACGTAAAATCTCTAATGGCGAAGGTGTTGAGCGTGCTTTCCAAACGCACAGCCCACTGATCGCTAGCATTGAAGTTAAGCGTCGTGGTCGCGTTCGTCGCGCCAAACTGTACTATCTGCGTGATCGTTCAGGTAAATCTGCACGTATCCGTGAGAAGCTGGCAACTAAGTAA
- a CDS encoding Mpo1 family 2-hydroxy fatty acid dioxygenase, translating into MKSAAEQLSTYKSVHLNHRNIQTHFIGIPLIIWSAFLLLATVRIPLGSLDETSLAVIVGVLVSAYYVRLHLRLSMGLILFMVPVLLTTEWAAHIAGATWLALGVFVVGWVFQLIGHKYEKAKPAFVDDLNQLLIGPFFLMAEVYFMLGLEKTLNDQITPMAIEKRRALEAKKI; encoded by the coding sequence ATGAAATCCGCCGCAGAGCAGTTATCGACCTACAAAAGTGTGCATTTAAATCATCGTAATATTCAGACCCATTTTATTGGTATCCCACTGATTATTTGGTCTGCTTTCTTGTTGCTGGCCACTGTACGTATTCCGCTGGGCAGTCTGGATGAGACCAGTTTAGCCGTGATTGTCGGCGTGTTAGTGTCGGCCTACTATGTCCGTTTACACTTAAGGCTCTCAATGGGGCTGATCTTATTTATGGTTCCTGTACTGCTCACAACTGAATGGGCGGCGCATATTGCCGGTGCCACTTGGCTTGCCCTAGGGGTATTTGTGGTGGGCTGGGTGTTCCAGTTAATTGGCCATAAATATGAAAAAGCCAAGCCTGCCTTTGTAGATGATTTGAATCAGTTATTAATTGGGCCATTCTTCTTGATGGCGGAAGTGTATTTTATGTTGGGCTTAGAAAAGACGCTCAATGATCAGATAACGCCGATGGCGATTGAAAAGCGCCGGGCACTTGAGGCTAAAAAGATTTAA
- a CDS encoding cytochrome C assembly family protein, translating into MVIFSASAMFFYCIALVLVTSRLFHPDGPNRRAVAGIAAIAVILHAAALSQVIFTTDGQNFSLTNVISLVNWIIAFTFTVLMFRLKVIVVVPVVYACSVLSVALLWLLPPKFITHFELYPEVLAHVVLSLMAYSALMIAALYAIQLAMIQNKLKKKQFMLSPGIPPLMTVEKQLYHLVIIGVILLSLSLATGFIFLEDMFADGKGHKAILSIMAWFVYITMLWQQYWVGCKIRTAVIYTLTGATLLSLAYFGARIVKELILN; encoded by the coding sequence ATGGTCATCTTTTCTGCCTCAGCCATGTTTTTTTATTGCATTGCATTGGTACTAGTGACGAGTCGATTGTTCCACCCCGACGGTCCGAATCGCCGCGCCGTCGCAGGCATAGCGGCCATTGCGGTCATTCTGCATGCTGCTGCATTATCCCAAGTGATTTTCACCACAGATGGGCAAAACTTTAGCCTGACGAACGTGATTTCCTTAGTGAACTGGATTATCGCCTTTACTTTTACTGTGTTGATGTTCAGGCTGAAGGTGATCGTCGTAGTGCCCGTGGTTTACGCCTGCTCTGTGCTCTCGGTGGCCCTGCTCTGGTTATTGCCGCCTAAGTTCATCACGCATTTTGAGCTTTATCCTGAAGTATTAGCCCACGTCGTATTGTCACTCATGGCCTACAGTGCCCTGATGATTGCCGCCCTGTATGCGATACAACTGGCGATGATCCAAAATAAGCTGAAGAAAAAACAATTTATGCTGAGCCCAGGCATTCCGCCACTGATGACAGTTGAGAAACAACTTTATCATTTAGTGATTATCGGCGTTATCTTGCTCAGTTTGTCACTCGCAACCGGCTTTATCTTCCTTGAAGACATGTTTGCAGATGGCAAAGGTCATAAGGCAATCCTGTCGATAATGGCTTGGTTTGTATACATTACTATGTTGTGGCAACAGTATTGGGTCGGCTGTAAAATTCGTACCGCAGTCATTTACACTTTGACTGGCGCCACCTTACTTTCGCTCGCTTATTTTGGCGCGCGCATTGTCAAAGAGTTAATCCTCAACTAA
- the rpsP gene encoding 30S ribosomal protein S16, whose amino-acid sequence MVTIRLARGGAKKRPFYNIVVADSRNARDGRFIERVGFFNPLARGQEETLRLDLARVEHWVSNGAAATERVAKLIKDARKATA is encoded by the coding sequence ATGGTTACCATTCGTTTAGCTCGTGGCGGCGCAAAAAAGCGTCCATTTTACAACATCGTTGTTGCTGATAGCCGTAACGCTCGTGACGGTCGTTTCATTGAGCGTGTAGGTTTCTTCAACCCATTGGCCCGTGGCCAAGAAGAAACATTACGTTTAGACCTAGCTCGCGTTGAGCACTGGGTTTCTAACGGTGCAGCTGCTACAGAACGCGTAGCAAAATTGATCAAAGACGCTCGTAAAGCAACTGCTTAA
- a CDS encoding 3-deoxy-7-phosphoheptulonate synthase, whose translation MQQDTINNVHISSEKVLITPQELKNALPLSEHAYRYILNARKTVADIVHKRDNRVLIVTGPCSIHDIAAAKEYALRLKTLHDELSDEFYILMRVYFEKPRTTVGWKGMINDPDMDESFDVEKGLKMARELMIWLAELGLPVATEALDPISPQYISELVTWSAIGARTTESQTHREMASGLSMPVGFKNGTDGKLDVAINALKSAASSHRFMGINQQGQVALLQTAGNPDGHVILRGGASPNYDAASVAECEAQLHKAKLNARLIIDCSHGNSSKDYSRQKPVCEDVFEQIYNGNKSIIGVMLESHLNEGNQSCDKPLSELAYGVSVTDSCINWEKTETILRDGAVKLSSILPARFDMLKVANA comes from the coding sequence ATGCAACAAGATACGATTAACAACGTACACATCAGTTCAGAAAAAGTCTTAATCACACCGCAAGAGCTTAAAAATGCCTTGCCACTCTCTGAGCATGCTTATCGTTATATCCTCAATGCCCGCAAAACCGTGGCTGATATTGTCCATAAGCGCGACAATCGAGTATTGATCGTCACCGGGCCTTGCTCCATCCATGATATCGCCGCCGCTAAGGAATACGCTTTAAGGCTTAAAACCTTGCACGATGAACTCAGTGATGAGTTTTACATCTTAATGCGAGTGTACTTTGAAAAGCCGCGTACTACGGTCGGTTGGAAAGGCATGATCAACGATCCCGATATGGATGAATCCTTCGATGTCGAAAAAGGTCTGAAAATGGCCCGTGAGCTGATGATTTGGTTGGCCGAATTAGGGCTACCAGTCGCCACTGAAGCGCTTGATCCTATCAGCCCTCAGTACATTTCTGAGCTAGTGACTTGGTCGGCCATCGGTGCCCGCACCACTGAATCGCAAACCCATAGGGAAATGGCATCGGGTCTTTCTATGCCAGTTGGCTTTAAAAATGGCACCGATGGTAAGCTCGATGTGGCGATTAATGCGCTAAAGTCAGCGGCCAGCAGTCACAGATTTATGGGCATTAACCAACAGGGCCAAGTCGCCTTATTACAAACTGCGGGCAATCCCGATGGTCATGTGATTTTACGTGGCGGTGCATCACCAAACTACGATGCCGCAAGCGTGGCAGAATGTGAGGCACAGCTTCACAAAGCCAAACTCAATGCACGTTTGATCATCGATTGCAGCCATGGCAATTCATCCAAAGACTACAGCCGCCAAAAGCCTGTGTGTGAAGATGTGTTCGAGCAGATTTATAACGGCAATAAATCGATCATCGGCGTTATGCTTGAAAGCCACTTAAATGAAGGCAATCAAAGCTGCGATAAGCCATTAAGCGAGCTAGCTTACGGTGTATCTGTGACAGATTCCTGTATTAACTGGGAAAAAACAGAAACCATTTTACGTGACGGCGCGGTGAAGTTATCTTCAATACTCCCGGCACGCTTCGATATGCTTAAAGTTGCTAACGCTTAA
- the rimM gene encoding ribosome maturation factor RimM (Essential for efficient processing of 16S rRNA), whose product MSSNQQPVVLGKLGSCHGIKGWLKITAYTDSVEGIFDYSPWLIKENGEWREIKVTQWRYQGKAVVALLDGVETREQAQMLTNCEIAILPEQMNDLPADEFYWRDLIGCEVVNTTGYNMGIVDQIVETGSNDVLLVKANAKDSFGKVERMIPFVPEQFIKTVDLQGKQILVDWDPDF is encoded by the coding sequence ATGAGCAGTAACCAACAGCCAGTCGTACTGGGGAAATTAGGCTCCTGTCATGGCATTAAAGGTTGGCTGAAAATCACCGCCTATACCGATTCTGTTGAAGGTATCTTTGACTACTCGCCTTGGCTTATTAAAGAAAATGGTGAGTGGCGCGAAATAAAGGTCACCCAGTGGCGTTATCAAGGCAAGGCCGTTGTTGCCTTACTTGATGGCGTAGAAACACGGGAGCAAGCGCAAATGCTCACAAATTGTGAGATTGCGATTTTGCCGGAACAGATGAACGATTTGCCAGCAGATGAATTCTACTGGCGTGATCTCATCGGTTGCGAAGTGGTCAATACAACTGGCTATAACATGGGAATTGTCGATCAGATCGTGGAAACAGGATCGAACGATGTATTACTCGTTAAAGCCAACGCTAAAGATAGTTTCGGCAAAGTGGAACGTATGATCCCCTTTGTCCCTGAGCAGTTCATCAAAACGGTGGACCTGCAAGGTAAACAGATTTTAGTGGATTGGGATCCTGACTTCTAA
- a CDS encoding HlyC/CorC family transporter — translation MDAISTSALLIVLLVLILFSAYFSGSETAMMTLNRYRLRHLASNGHKGAIRALKLLERPDRLIGLILIGNNLVNILASAIATIIGMRLWGDLGVAIATGVLTLVVLVFAEVTPKTIAALNPERIAFPSSILLRWLLILLAPFVKGVNLITSGFLRLMGIKTVNSSDALSQEELRTVVHEAGALIPQRHQEMLLSILDLEKVTVEDIMVPRSDIYGINVNDEFKVINRQVIQSPHTRVLVYRDTVDDAVGFIHLRDALRLQSKEQFSKSSLLRAVKELYFVPEGTPLNVQLANFQQNKERIGLVVDEYGDIQGLVTLEDILEEIVGDFTTSMLTTPSEDIKVQQDGSYLVDASITIRDLNKEMKWNFPTDGPKTLNGLILEYLEEIPSANTSLRLAGYPLEIIDVAENMIKTVRIIPLHYHPPRA, via the coding sequence TTGGACGCTATATCGACAAGCGCACTCCTGATCGTTTTACTAGTGCTTATCCTATTCTCTGCCTATTTCTCAGGCTCAGAAACCGCCATGATGACACTCAACCGTTACCGTCTACGCCACTTAGCCAGCAATGGCCATAAAGGAGCGATTAGAGCTTTGAAGTTGCTTGAGCGTCCTGACCGTTTGATTGGTTTGATCTTAATCGGCAATAACTTAGTCAATATTTTAGCATCGGCTATCGCCACTATTATTGGTATGCGCCTCTGGGGGGACTTAGGTGTCGCCATCGCTACCGGTGTGCTGACACTCGTTGTATTGGTATTTGCTGAAGTCACCCCCAAAACCATCGCCGCACTAAATCCCGAACGTATTGCCTTCCCCTCCAGCATACTGCTGCGCTGGTTGTTGATCCTATTAGCGCCCTTCGTGAAAGGCGTTAACCTCATCACGTCAGGCTTTTTACGTTTGATGGGAATTAAAACCGTCAATAGCAGCGATGCGTTAAGCCAAGAAGAGTTGCGCACTGTCGTACATGAAGCTGGGGCACTTATCCCCCAACGTCACCAAGAAATGCTGTTATCCATCCTAGATTTAGAGAAAGTCACCGTTGAAGACATTATGGTGCCGCGCTCGGATATCTACGGGATTAACGTTAATGACGAATTTAAAGTCATCAATCGTCAGGTGATCCAAAGTCCACATACCAGAGTGTTAGTGTATCGCGACACAGTTGACGATGCGGTGGGCTTTATTCATTTGCGCGATGCCCTGCGATTACAATCTAAAGAGCAATTCAGCAAGTCATCTCTGCTGCGCGCAGTGAAAGAACTCTACTTTGTGCCAGAAGGTACGCCGCTCAATGTACAGCTGGCTAACTTCCAACAGAACAAAGAGCGTATCGGCTTAGTGGTTGATGAATATGGTGACATTCAAGGTCTAGTGACGCTCGAAGATATTCTCGAAGAGATTGTCGGCGACTTTACTACTTCAATGTTAACCACGCCGAGTGAAGATATCAAAGTGCAGCAAGATGGCAGTTACTTAGTCGATGCCAGCATTACCATTCGCGATTTGAATAAAGAAATGAAGTGGAACTTCCCGACCGACGGCCCTAAAACCCTCAACGGTCTGATCCTAGAATACCTAGAGGAAATCCCCTCAGCTAACACCAGTTTACGTTTAGCCGGTTATCCCTTAGAGATTATCGATGTGGCGGAAAATATGATTAAAACCGTGCGTATCATACCGCTGCATTATCACCCGCCTAGAGCTTAG
- the trmD gene encoding tRNA (guanosine(37)-N1)-methyltransferase TrmD has translation MWLGVITLFPEMFRAVTDFGVTGRAVKNGLLELHTWNPRDFTHDRHNTVDDRPYGGGPGMLMMVQPLRDAIHAAKAAAGEGAKVIYLSPQGRKLDQQGVTELAQSSRLILVCGRYEGIDERIIQTEVDEEWSIGDYVLSGGELPAMTLIDSVSRLVPGVLGKQASAEQDSFSDGLLDCPHYTRPESLDGVDVPAVLLSGNHEQIRLWRLQQSLGRTLLRRPELLQNLALTDEQTTLLAQFVEAMNKHA, from the coding sequence ATGTGGTTAGGGGTAATAACCCTGTTCCCAGAGATGTTCCGTGCCGTGACAGACTTTGGAGTTACGGGTCGAGCCGTGAAAAACGGCCTGCTTGAGTTGCACACGTGGAATCCCCGTGATTTCACCCATGATAGACATAATACGGTAGATGACAGGCCTTACGGCGGTGGTCCCGGAATGTTGATGATGGTGCAACCCTTGCGCGATGCCATTCATGCAGCGAAAGCCGCAGCGGGTGAAGGTGCGAAGGTGATTTACTTGTCACCTCAAGGACGCAAGCTGGATCAGCAAGGCGTCACTGAGTTGGCTCAATCATCACGTTTGATTTTGGTCTGTGGTCGATACGAAGGTATTGATGAACGCATCATTCAAACGGAAGTGGATGAAGAGTGGTCGATAGGAGATTACGTGCTTTCGGGCGGCGAATTACCGGCGATGACCCTGATAGATTCAGTATCGAGATTGGTTCCTGGCGTACTAGGAAAACAAGCTTCGGCGGAGCAAGATTCTTTCTCCGACGGTTTACTGGATTGTCCACATTACACTCGCCCTGAAAGCCTTGATGGTGTTGACGTACCGGCAGTGCTGCTAAGTGGCAACCACGAACAAATTAGACTCTGGCGTTTACAGCAAAGCCTTGGTAGGACTTTACTGAGACGGCCAGAATTATTGCAAAATCTAGCTCTGACTGACGAACAAACGACTCTATTAGCGCAGTTCGTTGAAGCAATGAACAAGCATGCTTAG